The Lycium barbarum isolate Lr01 chromosome 9, ASM1917538v2, whole genome shotgun sequence genome has a segment encoding these proteins:
- the LOC132611749 gene encoding xanthotoxin 5-hydroxylase CYP82C4-like, whose product IRPSELILLTTKYSHSLLASSTLINMHFLSQLLALFVTWFSAFFVARKYKTRNRANAHNAKSNSITISATGAPKAPGSWPIIGHLHLLNGQLPVCRTLGLMADKYGPIFQLQLGAHPALVVSSWEMVKDCFTNGNDKIFASRPSMVLSKYFYNGKVFALAPYGPYWRNIRKMVTLELLTNTRLEKLKHVRTSEVNCCIKELYYSNWSNSSNDFPAQVNLSSWFEHITCNIIMRMLAGKRFSSSVNEKSGVEEMQFKESIKKALLLGGTFVVSDAVPSLEWMDIGGHIKAMKQTFKEVDSVFDSWLKEHIQKRKDCDINSTNGDQSDFIDVMLSTLPEQTMESGYDRDAIIKATTLILIMTASESTAETLIWALSLLMNDTHSLKIAQNELDEHVGRNRWVEESDIKNLPYLQAIIKETLRLYPPGPLSGPREANEDCYVDKYCIQKGTRLIVNLWKLQRDPRIWEDPDEFKPERWFMKEHVNINFRGQNFEYIPFSFGRRMCPGLMFGTQVVHLTLARLLHGFNISMPREEPVDLSEGLGIALPKMKPLQPLLSPRLTVELYQSL is encoded by the exons ATACGACCATCTGAACTCATACTTTTAACAACAAAATATTCCCATTCACTACTAGCTAGCTCTACATTAATCAATATGCATTTTCTTTCTCAACTCCTAGCACTATTTGTTACTTGGTTCTCAGCCTTTTTTGTTGCTCGCAAATACAAAACTAGAAATAGAGCAAATGCACATAATGCAAAGAGTAATAGTATTACTATATCAGCTACTGGTGCACCTAAAGCTCCTGGTTCGTGGCCTATCATAGGTCACCTCCATCTACTTAACGGGCAACTTCCCGTCTGTCGAACACTTGGTCTCATGGCTGATAAATATGGGcctatttttcaacttcaacttggaGCCCATCCAGCTCTTGTTGTTAGCAGTTGGGAAATGGTTAAAGATTGCTTCACAAATGGCAATGACAAAATATTTGCTAGTCGACCTAGCATGGTATTAAGCAAGTACTTCTACAACGGCAAAGTTTTTGCTTTGGCACCTTACGGACCATACTGGCGCAATATTCGTAAAATGGTAACTCTTGAACTCTTAACCAACACTCGCCTTGAGAAGCTGAAACATGTCCGTACATCAGAAGTGAATTGTTGTATTAAAGAATTGTACTACTCGAATTGGAGTAATAGTAGTAACGATTTTCCTGCACAAGTGAATTTAAGTAGCTGGTTTGAGCACATAACGTGCAATATAATCATGAGAATGCTTGCTGGGAAGCGATTTTCAAGCAGCGTAAATGAAAAGAGTGGAGTAGAGGAAATGCAATTCAAAGAATCGATAAAGAAAGCGTTGTTACTCGGTGGAACTTTCGTTGTTTCCGATGCAGTTCCGTCACTTGAATGGATGGATATTGGTGGACACATTAAAGCCATGAAGCAGACCTTTAAAGAAGTTGATAGTGTATTTGATAGCTGGTTAAAGGAACACATCCAGAAAAGAAAAGATTGTGATATTAATTCTACGAATGGAGACCAATCTGATTTTATTGATGTGATGCTTTCGACTCTTCCAGAGCAAACTATGGAGTCTGGATACGACCGTGATGCCATTATCAAGGCAACAACGTTG ATACTTATCATGACGGCATCAGAGAGCACCGCGGAGACATTAATATGGGCCCTATCTCTGCTAATGAATGACACTCACTCATTAAAAATAGCCCAGAATGAACTAGATGAGCACGTAGGAAGAAACAGATGGGTTGAAGAATCAGACATCAAGAACCTCCCATATTTACAAGCCATAATAAAAGAAACCTTACGTCTTTACCCACCTGGTCCTTTATCAGGGCCTCGAGAGGCTAACGAAGATTGTTACGTTGATAAGTATTGCATTCAAAAGGGCACTCGTTTGATTGTGAACTTATGGAAGCTTCAACGAGACCCGAGAATCTGGGAGGATCCGGATGAGTTTAAACCGGAGAGGTGGTTCATGAAGGAACACGTGAATATTAATTTTAGAGGACAAAATTTTGAGTATATTCCGTTTAGTTTTGGGAGAAGAATGTGTCCTGGTTTGATGTTTGGCACCCAAGTAGTGCATTTGACGCTAGCAAGATTACTTCATGGATTCAATATTTCAATGCCAAGGGAGGAACCAGTTGATCTAAGTGAGGGTTTAGGCATTGCCTTGCCTAAAATGAAACCTCTTCAACCACTTCTTTCTCCCAGGCTGACTGTGGAACTCTACCAAAGTCTTTGA